The following nucleotide sequence is from Helicobacter pylori NQ4053.
TAATTTCCAGACGCCCTTTAAGCGCAGAAGAAGCCCCCCTAATACTAGATCCTAACGCTTTTAAACATTTAGAAACTTTGTTAAACCATAAGCAAATTACGATTAAAAAAGTCGGCTCTTTGGAGTTTTATTGCGCGTTTTAACCTCCATTTGTAAGTTTTACCTTATTTTAGGGATAGTTTAAGCTTTTAAATAAGGATCTCTTTTATTGTCAAATAACGCCACAACACCATAAAAAATGTTTTCAAAAGCCGACAGATAATTAAAAACTTGGTGTAATGTTTTTAATCGCTACATCCTTTTACTATAACCATAACCCGCTTTTTCTACTTTTTTCTCGGTATTAGCAGCTGCTTTTATTTCTTTATTAACATCAGCAAATATTTTTTGAAGGAACAAAAGGCTTTGAGAGGTTGGAAGGTGGGCTTGTGGGTTTCTCATTTCAAGCATTTTAGCTTGAGCTTTAGAGCGTATTTTTAGATTTTCTTTTTGCCATTCTTCTGTAACCTTAAAATCTCTAGGGTCTAGTTCTAAATAAGCGATAGAACTTGGTTTATAGAAATTCACTTGTTTAGCGATAGCTTTTTGCGAATAGGGCAGAAATTCTAATTCTTTTTGCAAATAAGCGATAAACTCTTGCGCTTTTGATCCTCTTTGAGAGCGGGGTTGTTTAGAGCTTGGGAGGTGTTTTGGCTGGATAGGGGTTTGATTGGTTTTTGCAGGTTTAGGGGTTTTGCATTCAGCTTCTACTTCTATACCAATACCAGCCTTAATTCCTCCTTTTTTAATAAAGAATTGGCCATGATTTTCTTTGCAATTTTGTTCTACGTATTTAATGAAATCTTTCTGTGTATTAATTGTCTTTTGCTTTTCTTGTTCCAATTCTATCCCACTCTTGTTTGCTCT
It contains:
- a CDS encoding DUF874 family protein — translated: MESVKTGKTNKVGKNTEAADTKANKETHFKQASAITNTLRSIGGFFTKIAKKVRELVKKHPKKSNAALVVLTHVACKKAKELDDKVQDKSKQAEKENQINWWKYSGLTIATSLLLAACSVGDIDKQIELEQEKKEAENARDRANKSGIELEQEKQKTINTQKDFIKYVEQNCKENHGQFFIKKGGIKAGIGIEVEAECKTPKPAKTNQTPIQPKHLPSSKQPRSQRGSKAQEFIAYLQKELEFLPYSQKAIAKQVNFYKPSSIAYLELDPRDFKVTEEWQKENLKIRSKAQAKMLEMRNPQAHLPTSQSLLFLQKIFADVNKEIKAAANTEKKVEKAGYGYSKRM